The Flavobacteriales bacterium genome window below encodes:
- a CDS encoding phage terminase small subunit P27 family → MKELEGNPGKRPLPRNEPRPQLPVKRPRGMGRGQRAYWDQHAPELERLRILTGLDVPAMRLMAEHYTFALEAARILGDEGLIVEGRDGPKKHPAWQALRDASGMYLRLAAEFGMTPSARTRLQLPPEVEQLSLADLLFEAANGGEASE, encoded by the coding sequence GTGAAGGAGCTGGAGGGCAACCCTGGCAAACGGCCGCTGCCGCGCAACGAGCCGCGGCCGCAGTTGCCGGTGAAGCGGCCGCGCGGGATGGGGCGGGGGCAGCGTGCGTATTGGGACCAGCACGCGCCGGAGCTGGAGCGGCTGCGGATTTTGACGGGGCTGGATGTGCCGGCCATGCGGCTGATGGCGGAGCACTACACGTTCGCGCTGGAGGCGGCGCGGATATTGGGGGACGAGGGGTTGATTGTGGAGGGGCGGGACGGGCCGAAGAAGCACCCGGCGTGGCAGGCGTTGAGAGACGCCAGCGGGATGTACCTGCGGTTGGCGGCGGAGTTTGGGATGACGCCGAGCGCGCGCACCCGGCTGCAACTGCCGCCGGAGGTGGAGCAGCTCAGCCTGGCGGATTTGCTGTTTGAGGCGGCCAACGGGGGAGAGGCGAGTGAGTGA
- a CDS encoding HNH endonuclease codes for MPSRPGSVCLSPGCAAVVPAGAGGWCDAHRPTSSDERGSAASRGYGARWRRLRRMILSRSPLCADPFGDHAAAGRVELATDVDHIVPRRDGGSDHAANLQTLCHSCHSRKTAAERARWEGGGKSLTAGVAGL; via the coding sequence ATGCCATCCCGGCCGGGGAGTGTGTGCTTGTCTCCTGGCTGCGCGGCGGTGGTCCCGGCCGGGGCTGGCGGCTGGTGTGATGCGCACCGGCCAACCAGCAGCGACGAGCGGGGCAGCGCGGCCAGTCGTGGCTATGGTGCCCGCTGGCGCAGGCTGCGCCGCATGATCCTCAGCCGCTCGCCGTTGTGCGCTGACCCATTCGGCGACCACGCCGCGGCCGGGCGGGTGGAGCTGGCCACCGACGTGGACCACATCGTACCGCGTCGTGACGGTGGCAGCGACCACGCCGCCAACTTGCAAACGTTGTGTCACTCGTGCCACAGTCGCAAAACCGCAGCGGAGCGCGCGCGATGGGAGGGGGGTGGTAAATCGCTGACAGCCGGGGTCGCGGGACTGTAA